In the genome of Drosophila pseudoobscura strain MV-25-SWS-2005 chromosome 3, UCI_Dpse_MV25, whole genome shotgun sequence, one region contains:
- the LOC4804950 gene encoding uncharacterized protein isoform X1 translates to MRARKPNAQEREQLRRQRSEARLIMARCKERGFEYVVNPPEMPTVAFGRKIKRSPSGTFLGEKDIEPPPGPNPFTYDCMKEIGFKYPSKAGFSALASKTSRMPAARDLGYPPIGTYNVKESRDQYAYTFNKQVLRQEPKWMCPGPSSYMYHMKYPQLNVDMAFGTRNVIWPAVAVFCGAFDTSQCMVCGGKPVGDYFHSFSSDKDICRKCMHAMQAVIKKCDLGVVERWFKQRDIKQFVPARSCSFFHDHNGTTAATERTTRKVLRDKIRVENYLYRFTQKTV, encoded by the exons ATGCGTGCCCGAAAACCGAACGCCCAGGAAAGGGAACAGCTGCGTCGCCAGCGCTCTGAGGCGCGCCTGATCATGGCGCGGTGCAAGGAGCGAG GCTTCGAGTATGTGGTTAATCCGCCGGAAATGCCGACGGTTGCCTTTGGCAGAAAAATCAAGAGGTCTCCCAGCGGAACATTCCTCGGCGAGAAGGACATCGAGCCGCCCCCAGGACCAAATCCATTCACGTATGATTGCATGAAGGAAATTGGGTTCAAG TATCCATCGAAGGCTGGTTTCTCAGCGCTGGCCAGCAAGACATCCCGAATGCCGGCGGCCCGGGACTTGGGATATCCCCCTATCGGCACCTATAACGTGAAGGAATCGCGGGACCAGTATGCCTACACCTTCAACAAGCAGGTGCTCCGCCAAGAGCCCAAGTGGATGTGTCCTGG ACCCTCCAGCTATATGTACCACATGAAGTACCCCCAGTTGAATGTGGACATGGCGTTTGGAACCCGGAACGTCATCTGGCCGGCGGTGGCTGTGTTCTGTGGCGCCTTCGACACCTCCCAGTGCATGGTGTGTGGCGGGAAGCCGGTGGGCGACTACTTCCATAGCTTCAGCAGCGACAAGGACATATGCCGGAAGTGCATGCACGCCATGCAGGCCGTGATCAAGAAGTGCGACCTGGGCGTGGTGGAGCGATGGTTCAAGCAGCGCGATATCAAGCAGTTTGTGCCCGcccgcagctgcagcttctTCCACGACCACAACGGCACCACGGCCGCCACGGAGAGGACCACGCGCAAGGTGCTGCGCGACAAAATTCGCGTCGAAAACTACCTATATCGCTTCACCCAGAAGACCGTttag
- the LOC4804950 gene encoding uncharacterized protein isoform X2 — protein MEGFEYVVNPPEMPTVAFGRKIKRSPSGTFLGEKDIEPPPGPNPFTYDCMKEIGFKYPSKAGFSALASKTSRMPAARDLGYPPIGTYNVKESRDQYAYTFNKQVLRQEPKWMCPGPSSYMYHMKYPQLNVDMAFGTRNVIWPAVAVFCGAFDTSQCMVCGGKPVGDYFHSFSSDKDICRKCMHAMQAVIKKCDLGVVERWFKQRDIKQFVPARSCSFFHDHNGTTAATERTTRKVLRDKIRVENYLYRFTQKTV, from the exons GCTTCGAGTATGTGGTTAATCCGCCGGAAATGCCGACGGTTGCCTTTGGCAGAAAAATCAAGAGGTCTCCCAGCGGAACATTCCTCGGCGAGAAGGACATCGAGCCGCCCCCAGGACCAAATCCATTCACGTATGATTGCATGAAGGAAATTGGGTTCAAG TATCCATCGAAGGCTGGTTTCTCAGCGCTGGCCAGCAAGACATCCCGAATGCCGGCGGCCCGGGACTTGGGATATCCCCCTATCGGCACCTATAACGTGAAGGAATCGCGGGACCAGTATGCCTACACCTTCAACAAGCAGGTGCTCCGCCAAGAGCCCAAGTGGATGTGTCCTGG ACCCTCCAGCTATATGTACCACATGAAGTACCCCCAGTTGAATGTGGACATGGCGTTTGGAACCCGGAACGTCATCTGGCCGGCGGTGGCTGTGTTCTGTGGCGCCTTCGACACCTCCCAGTGCATGGTGTGTGGCGGGAAGCCGGTGGGCGACTACTTCCATAGCTTCAGCAGCGACAAGGACATATGCCGGAAGTGCATGCACGCCATGCAGGCCGTGATCAAGAAGTGCGACCTGGGCGTGGTGGAGCGATGGTTCAAGCAGCGCGATATCAAGCAGTTTGTGCCCGcccgcagctgcagcttctTCCACGACCACAACGGCACCACGGCCGCCACGGAGAGGACCACGCGCAAGGTGCTGCGCGACAAAATTCGCGTCGAAAACTACCTATATCGCTTCACCCAGAAGACCGTttag
- the LOC4804951 gene encoding uncharacterized protein, producing the protein MHSIGILSMLFIALAVVVCLRVNEFVAMPLSISKPNRGNFASTPVAEGKIETSTERGQGNLSLVSNDKVWGIWMNQKPHRKIQKLIEAGLLAGGVSGNTTNTPTTRHTTSHTADSTIKLAMNSSVPTMNDLRLFEGPVSVRAGAGGGGGDGGGGEGGGGGEGGGEGAHRPGGKELTVKIPMVKKNQYGQWVFDPWAATFGVMFLDTRFAARAAHTLPRVVVDSNPIIEYFPRKKKLEQICANKSTIYKVDLVNDWLMRHLSKTKFKFRPFQMGLRRTAYNTGFSELCHTEFYNELVDYLLCQILRNQRMESVLPKYSLQQIAIS; encoded by the exons ATGCATAGCATCGGAATACTCAGTATGCTCTTTATCGCTCTGGCAGTAGTAGTC TGCCTGAGAGTGAACGAATTCGTGGCTATGCCACTGTCCATATCCAAGCCGAATCGTGGGAATTTCGCATCCACACCAGTGGCGGAGGGTAAGATTGAAACCAGCACGGAACGCGGACAGGGGAACCTGAGCCTGGTTAGCAATGATAAGGTCTGGGGCATATGGATGAATCAGAAACCCCACAGGAAGATACAAAAGCTGATCGAGGCCGGCTTGCTCGCCGGTGGCGTCTCGGGGAACACAACCAATACACCCACCACACGCCACACAACCAGCCACACAGCGGACAGCACCATCAAGCTAGCAATGAATTCTAGTGTACCGACGATGAATGATTTGAGACTTTTTGAAGGGCCTGTAAGCGTGAGAGCAGGCGCTGGAGGAGGCGGGGGAGACGGTGGAGGCGGTGaaggcggcggaggcggcgaagGCGGCGGAGAAGGCGCACATAGACCTGGCGGCAAGGAGCTAACCGTGAAAATTCCAATGGTTAAAAAGAATCAGTACGGTCAGTGGGTGTTCGATCCATGGGCCGCCACCTTTGGGGTCATGTTTTTAGATACTCGCTTCGCCGCAAGGGCCGCTCACACTCTGCCACGGGTGGTCGTCGACTCGAATCCAATCATAGAATACTTTCCGCGCAAAAAGAAATTGGAGCAAATCTGTGCTAACAAGAGCACCATTTACAAAGTTGACCTTGTCAATGACTGGCTAATGCGCCACCTCTCCAAAACGAAGTTCAAGTTTCGACCCTTCCAAATGGGCTTGCGGAGAACAGCGTATAATACAGGATTTTCCGAGTTGTGCCACACCGAATTTTACAACGAACTGGTCGATTACCTTCTGTGCCAGATACTACGCAATCAGAGAATGGAATCTGTGCTACCCAAGTATTCATTACAGCAGATAGCCATATCCTAA